A single genomic interval of Helianthus annuus cultivar XRQ/B chromosome 6, HanXRQr2.0-SUNRISE, whole genome shotgun sequence harbors:
- the LOC110908785 gene encoding uncharacterized protein LOC110908785 encodes MARFLSQTLIRTTPSTSLQIFKPNRFSTRPGKSQLIEIDLESESDVEVLGLRKLEDAIHNIIVRQSAPDWLPFVPGSSYWVPPPPSHRHDLFQVLKKVANPLTDDEAMAVGSSRGWPSSAYFIEDTSPVHPVEVKFDTNQDEEE; translated from the exons ATGGCTCGGTTCCTCTCCCAAACCCTAATCCGAACCACACCATCAACCTCCCTACAAATCTTCAAACCAAACCGCTTCTCAACCCGACCCGGAAAATCACAACTGATCGAAATCGATCTGGAATCGGAATCAGATGTGGAGGTTTTAGGGCTACGAAAGCTGGAAGATGCGATTCATAATATTATTGTGCGGCAATCGGCTCCCGATTGGCTTCCGTTTGTTCCTGGATCGTCGTATTGGGTGCCTCCTCCTCCTTCTCATCGTCATGATTTGTTTCAAGTGTTGAAGAAGGTTGCGAATCCCTTGACGGATGATGAGGCTATGGCGGTTGGTTCGTCTCGTGGTTGGCCTTCTTCTGCTTATTTTATTGAAG ATACTTCCCCAGTGCATCCTGTGGAGGTGAAATTTGATACCAATCAGGATGAGGAAGAATGA